The nucleotide sequence CGTGATGACCTTCCCGCTGCCGGGCGAGAAGAAGGCCCGGGCCGTCAACGAGCCCAGGGGCACGCTCGGCACGCCCAACTGCAGTTACCTGTGGACGTGTCTCTACGAGCACTCCAACTTCGACGGCCGTCGCCTGACCTGGTCGGACTGCAACTTCGAGAACCTCTCCAACTGGGGCTTCATCGACCAGACCACGTCCTGGCACAACAACCAGAGCCGAGGCACCCAGACCCACGTGTACAACTGGACGGGTTCGTCCTGGGCCCTGCTGTGGACGTCCACGGCTCCGTCGTCCAGCTCCAACGTCGGCAGCGCCAACAATGACAAGGCCGACGGTCTCTGGGTGTGCTGACCCGCACCGGCCGTTCTCCGCTCGCCGACTGCCGACTGCCGACTGCCGAAGGAAATGAGCCGGCCTTCTCGTCCGTCTCCACCCGAGAATTCCCGTTCCTGTCCGCCGCGGCCTTTGGTCCGGACTTGAGGACCAGGAACTCGGGGTGAAAATAAGCGTAAAATCGTGGGGCCGCACCCGAAATGGTTGCGGCCCCATGAATGGCTGGGTGAATTACACCGCCGGACCCGGCGGTTCAGATCGTGGCGGGGAGCGGCACCCTCAGCGCCTCGGAGGTCCCCCGAACAGTTCCACCGCCGTACGGACCTCCGCCAGTCCCTTCGCCAACGCGCTGACGGACCCGATCGACCCCGCGATCAGCAACAGGGACCGACGCAGCCGCGGCACCTCGGGCATACCGGTGACGACCATCGCCGCGAGCGCCGCCAACTCGTCCTCCGCGATCCCCCGATCGGGGAACTCGGCCGGATGCGCGGCCAGTTCACGACGCAACCGGGACACGGCCGACCGCAGCCCCGCCACCCTCGGATCCTCGTCACTGCCGGTCACTGGCCTCTGCCCCAAGCTCCGCAACACAGCCCTCTCCCCCCTCTCGCCCACTCCCTCGTGCGCGAGTCATGGCCGTACGCCCGAGCACGGCCGACCACCCGGTGGCGTCGGTCGGGCGCCGGGGGTGGCGCGGGCCAGTTAACGCCAATCCGTGTGGCGAGCGCCACTACGGGGACCGAAATTCAGTCCCCCGGAATCACAAAGCCGACTCCCGGTCCGTCCGGCTTCACGGGACACCCACGCCCGGTCGGGTATGCAGGGGGACATGACGCACCACGAGGCCCAGAACCCACCCCGGAACGCGGCCCGACCCACAGCCCCTGCCGCGGCGGCCGGAGGGGGCGAGGTCATGGGGCTGCTGCTGGCGGCCGGCGGCGGGCGGCGCCTCGGCGGGCGGCCCAAGGCCCTGCTGACCCACCGCGGCCGCCCCCTGGTCGAACACGCGGTGGGGGTCCTGCGGGCGGGCGGCTGCGCCCGGATCCACGTGGTCCTCGGCGCCGAGGCCGCGACCGTACGCGACCGGGCCGAACTGCCCGGCTGCGTGCTGGTCGACAACCCGGAGTGGGCCGAGGGCATGGGCTCGTCACTGCGGGCCGGGCTGACGTCGCTGACCGGGACGGGCGCCGACGCCACCCTGGTCTCGCTCGTCGACCAGCCGGGCATCGGCCCGGAGGCGGTGGCCCGCGTCCTCGCCGCGTACGGGTCGAGCGGATCGCTCGCGGCAGCCGCGTACGACGGCGTGCGGGGTCACCCCGTCCTCTTCGGCGCCGACCACTGGGCGGAGATCGCCGCGACCGCCACCGGCGACCGAGGGGCGCGCGCCTATCTGAAGGCCCACAGCGACTCGATCACGCTCGTCGAATGCGGGGACGTGGCCAGACCGTACGACATCGACACCGAGGCCGACCTCGTCCACCTGGAGTGAACGGGGTGACACCCGGCGCCACCATGCCTCGACCCAAAGAATCTCGACATCAACAAAACATTGAACTTCCACCATGAGGAAACTAGTATCCACTGCTCAGAAGCGCCCGGCCCATCCGAGGGCGTTCCCAGCCCGACCCGGGTCGACTGACACCCGGTGCCACGCCCGCTGAAGGAAGTGACAGCTCATGTCCGCACCAGCGCCGTCCACGCTGGCCATCGTCGACGCCGAGCCCCTGCCCCGCCAGGACGAGGTCCTCACCCCCGCCGCCCTCGCCTTCGTGGCCGAACTGCACCGCCGGTTCACGCCCCGGCGTGACGAACTGCTGGCCCGCCGCGCCGAGCGCCGTGCCGAGATCGCCCGCACCTCCACGCTCGACTTCCTCCCGGAGACCGCCGCGATCCGCGCCGACGACTCCTGGAAGGTGGCACCCTCCCCCGCCGCCCTGGAAGACCGCCGCGTCGAGATCACCGGCCCCACCGACCGCAAGATGACGATCAACGCGCTGAACTCCGGGGCGAGGATCTGGCTCGCGGACTTCGAGGACGCCTCTGCCCCGACCTGGGAGAACGTGGTCCTCGGCCAGGTGAACATGGCCGACGCCTACACCCGGAACATCGACTTCACCGACGAGCGCACCGGCAAGTCGTACGCCCTGCGCCCGAACGAGGAACTGGCGACGGTCGTCATGCGCCCGCGCGGCTGGCACCTCGACGAGCGTCACCTCGTCGACGCCGACGGCACCCCCGTCCCCGGCGCGCTCGTCGACTTCGGCCTGTACTTCTTCCACAACGCCCAGCGGCTGCTCGACCTCGGCAAGGGCCCGTACTTCTACCTTCCCAAGACGGAGTCGCACCTGGAGGCCCGCCTCTGGAACGAGGTGTTCGTCTTCGCGCAGGACCAGGTCGGCGTGGAGCAGGGCTCCGTCCGCGCGACCGTCCTGATCGAGACGATCACGGCCGCGTACGAGATGGAGGAGATCCTCTACGAACTCCGCGACCACGCCTCGGGGTTGAACGCGGGCCGCTGGGACTACCTCTTCTCGATCGTGAAGAACTTCCGGGACGGCGGAGCCAGGTTCGTCCTCCCGGACCGCAACGCGGTCACGATGACGGCCCCCTTCATGCGGGCGTACACCGAACTCCTCGTCCGCACCTGCCACAAGCGCGGCGCCCACGCGATCGGCGGCATGGCCGCGTTCATCCCGTCGCGGCGCGACGAGGAGGTCAACAAGATCGCGTTCGAGAAGGTCAAGGCCGACAAGGACCGTGAGGCGCACGACGGCTTCGACGGTTCCTGGGTCGCCCACCCCGACCTGGTCCCGATCGCGATGGCCTCCTTCGACGCGGTCCTCG is from Streptomyces sp. NBC_01314 and encodes:
- a CDS encoding NTP transferase domain-containing protein, which encodes MTHHEAQNPPRNAARPTAPAAAAGGGEVMGLLLAAGGGRRLGGRPKALLTHRGRPLVEHAVGVLRAGGCARIHVVLGAEAATVRDRAELPGCVLVDNPEWAEGMGSSLRAGLTSLTGTGADATLVSLVDQPGIGPEAVARVLAAYGSSGSLAAAAYDGVRGHPVLFGADHWAEIAATATGDRGARAYLKAHSDSITLVECGDVARPYDIDTEADLVHLE
- the aceB gene encoding malate synthase A, which codes for MSAPAPSTLAIVDAEPLPRQDEVLTPAALAFVAELHRRFTPRRDELLARRAERRAEIARTSTLDFLPETAAIRADDSWKVAPSPAALEDRRVEITGPTDRKMTINALNSGARIWLADFEDASAPTWENVVLGQVNMADAYTRNIDFTDERTGKSYALRPNEELATVVMRPRGWHLDERHLVDADGTPVPGALVDFGLYFFHNAQRLLDLGKGPYFYLPKTESHLEARLWNEVFVFAQDQVGVEQGSVRATVLIETITAAYEMEEILYELRDHASGLNAGRWDYLFSIVKNFRDGGARFVLPDRNAVTMTAPFMRAYTELLVRTCHKRGAHAIGGMAAFIPSRRDEEVNKIAFEKVKADKDREAHDGFDGSWVAHPDLVPIAMASFDAVLGEKPNQKDRLREDVDVKAADLIAVDSLDARPTYPGLVNAVQVGIRYIEAWLRGLGAVAIFNLMEDAATAEISRSQIWQWINAGVEFEHAGESVKATPELARKVAAEELAAIRAEIGEEAFVAGHWQQAHDLLLQVALDENYADFLTLPAYEQLKG
- a CDS encoding DUF5955 family protein translates to MLRSLGQRPVTGSDEDPRVAGLRSAVSRLRRELAAHPAEFPDRGIAEDELAALAAMVVTGMPEVPRLRRSLLLIAGSIGSVSALAKGLAEVRTAVELFGGPPRR